The DNA sequence tatcaaaacttAGGAATGAACTAACCCATCCAAAACCAGCTTCAAGTAATGGACTAGTGAAGATATATGACTAGAAACCCGATAATAGGAAAGAGTGCATATAAGAGTCCAAACACATTCACCCATCGAAATAGATTGGTAAAAAATAGAAGCgtaaaagccaccaaaaatcctaaactatgcacattgtgacacatttactccaaacttttttttgtggtacCAAAAACCCTAGACTTATAcctatgtgacatatttatcccaaacccGTACcaatatgacacatttaccttaatttttttcttgtgccaccaaaaaccctaaacttttatcTATGTAACACATTTATCTAGAAATTTAGGATAACTTTGTGACACGcctaaaattttagtttttttatgtcacaaaaaaataatttggggtaaatgtgtcatagtgggcataatttggagtttttggtgttaccaaaaaaagtttggagtaaacaTGTCACAATGaacatagtttgagatttttggtgtcacaaaaaaagtttgaagtaaatgtgtcacaagaagaatagtttagggttttcagtgggttttttcccaaaatagaaCAAAGAACTACTATtagaaagaatagaaagaaagatGGCGATTGTTGATTCGCAAAACCTAATCATCTATATCTATTTCATAGATTTAAAGGCATACAATTAATAGACATCACAAGTGACACCTCCCCTATTCTTCTTGCACTATCCAACTACAAATAGATTGGTTTGGATTTTGAGAGGGTTAAATACTCGGTAGGTTATCTCAATTCGTAAATAGTTTGATTGAGTTCTTCATAGTACACATCCATGTTAAGGCTGGTGCACAAATCCGTCTGAAGCCTCCAATAAAACTCGTATTGTAACACGCTAGCCGTATGGGCATCcgagaaggggaaaaagactTTGAATAATGccaaaattaattaatgaacaCTTCATATTTTGATCTCAATAGAAGAAAAAAGGCGTTTCCTTCAATTTCCAACCTAATTTTCTGATATAAGGTTAGTGTAAACTCTATTGTCTTCCTAAAGATCTGCATTGTGATTGCGGACAGAGCAAAGAAAACATGAGCACACGAGATTCAAGCTCGAGAAGTGAGCATGCAAGAGGCGAGCTTTGGGATTCCAGAGACCCAAATGGCCATAAACCCACAATTCAACCCAATAAAGTTGGacgctttattttttttctccaaagcaAAAGCTTTGTTCGAACCATTccctaaaatcacaaaaaatcaattttctccaTTATTTAGTGCAATTACATATTTCAAAGGTGTTTACCACAGAACACAATCATGCCACGGAACTAGATAGTTTCACATGTCACGTAAAGGGTTAATGAGAGCACTCATAGATGGAGACCAATTTTATCTACACACAGCTAAAAAATCAGCCAACTCCAGGCAAAGACGGGACTAATAAAGACCTTAAAGGGAAGCATTTCACCGATTGTGACGGGAAATTGAAGAAATCTACATCGAATGCTGGAAGAAAGCAATGGAGACATGAAAGAAGACGAACTCACCGTGCGATTACCTCAAAGTGATGTCGTGAGGGCCAACGCAATGGATCGGGAGAAGGAATGGATGGAGACCGACGTTTACTGAGCCACCATCATCGAAGGTGGTGACACGATAGGAAAGAAATGGGAATCCGGATCTAGGGTTTCTATTGCTTCGTCTCTGCGATGGGTTCTCTGGAAAGAGATTGTGAAATGATCCAAAGcttcgtggtttttttttttcctatctaaGGGTTAAAATTGGAATTATAACAAATATGTGAGgacattaaaggaaaaattaaaaaaaaaaacacaccgtTTATTCTCGACAGCATGTCGAGAATGGTAGAAAGCCAAGGTAGTCTTGAGGCCGCCTTGGGCTTTCTACCTTTTGTAAGCTAATTTTCACTCAAGgatgttttgaaaaacatttcccAAATACCTAGACTTTGGCCGAAGGAGCTTTAGATACCCAAAGCCCTTTAGGAAAGCCCTTCCCAAACACACCCATAAAGGATCTCGATGCAGAAGTGAAGCTCGCACCAGCTCAAACTCATCGTTAAGTGCCATAAAAAATTACATAACACGCTTATTGTTGcgatattcaacaaatttatTAGCATCATTATTTGAACCGCATTTCGGTTCGAGATAAAGCCACCGGTCTCATATAGCATGCATGGatgataaaaaatcattaacagATCGACATATCCCCCGATACATACAATGTAAATTTCCTACCAGTTGATATTGATGAGTAATGTCTAATGTGGAATAACGACCAGGAAGAAGATCCCAAGCTTCCTCGGTTGTATTTAGGCGACCAAACTGAAGTATGATAGATGAAATTGAAGTATTTCGAGTCCATGTGAGTATCTGATGATTCTAGCGGTTCCACTCCTCCGCACGTTAAGCAAATTTATCATCAACTTCACCAACAGTCTAGGCAGGCTTGTGAATATCTCCAGTGACATAACGCCAAAGCCTACTTTCTCTTGGAACACTCGATATTTCTTGAGCCCATAAAATATAGTTAGATCCATTCAAGATTGCTTGAATAGGTACCGACACTTCTACTTTATCCATGGCAAGTAAATAGCATAAATCCAGTAGACTTCTATATCTATTTCAATGCAAACTAACACTTCCAGAGCtgatatgaagaaaataatgCCAAAAATAGGTTCAAGGCATCGAAATACCTCAAGATTCGGTTTGAAATCAAGAAGAACCGGTCCAACAAGCGTTGAACCGATCGAAACAGTGAGCAAACCGGTGTGGTCAATGCCCGGTCAACGAAAGTCAATACGAGTCAACGGAAGTACACGTGGCAAGAGTGGGACACATAGCGAACAtatggatgacacgtggcgtaGGACTCCGATCGATCACATGAGATACACAAGCAAGTCAATCTCACTCGTAGAGAGCTTCATTGACGCATGAGGGCACGTGACGGCTCTTCCAGCAATGACGTTTAGTTGGTCGAACTTGCCGTCGAATGGTGAACCCATTGATGGTGGTGGCTATGGATAAAAATCAACAGATGACTTCGAAACATGGACTTACAAAGAACGGTGTCAGTGGTCCTATAATGTGGTGGAGCATGGTAGCGTGTGCGGGATTACCGTGTCTGTTGATGACGAAATTTCATGAGTTCACTCATCTAAGAGCAATGATCTTGATGGTGGTATTTGTTTTTCGAAATAAACAACGAAAATTAAAGAGCAGCAAAGGGACAGCGGTTCGATCTCACAGCTAAAGTCTCACAACGAACAAAGGACATTGGTAGGGCTTGTGGAGAGAGCCGGAGCGTCAATGCACGGGGGGGCTAGTCTCGGTGAGTACCGATGCTCGTCAATGGTGAGCAAGGAAGTACAAGCCACGGGCGTAATTCAAGCATTAACCGGAGGTGGTCGTCAGGAATCGGTGGCTATTGTTGGGGTTCGCTGCAACTTGAGAGATCGACCGCACGTAAGTAGTAGCTGCTATGATAACGTCACTACTGCTGTGATAATAATGTCGTCATATTGCCGCTTCCTCGGACAACAAGTGGCTCGATATCATATTACGAATGGAGCAGAAAGTAATTTTCCGTATATTTTTCTATATCAAAACTGATGATAAAGAGCCTAAGTATAGTTTGTCCTAGAGTGCTATCTAAGATAACTAACTATTACAAAATGAATCGCAATTAATTAGAATCAATCAAGGAAGATTATGATCATATCAATATCTTTGACAACCTTTCTACACAATCGCAAGATCTATACTCACTAACATCACTAATTACTAGAGCAGCCCCATAAGCAAGAACGAGCCCCTCCCTCTTCGATAGTCACGATCCACTCAAAATCTTAGTGGCGGCTTATCTTTCGTACAAGATGCAAACaacaaaagcacaaactttaTTACATCAAAAGCGGCATTGAAAGAGCGTGTCAACGCAACAAACAAGTGGAGTCGAAATCGAAGAGAAAGAGTGACAAAACTCTGAGAAGCTAGCCCAAATAACAATTGACCGTCACCTGATCGATTCTCATATGATCAAACCTAGTTATAACAACCATTTCAAATTCAACTAGCGACATAGGGCTTAGGTGGTTCGGGTGGGTGGGTTCACCCTTGGAACCAGGAACCGCCTGGAACTGCCCAGCCACATTCTTTGCTCAACCCAACCTCCTCCATAATTTAGAGAGGAGTTGGTTTGACAAGAAGTGAGGCATGATTACAAAAAGTGCAGGCAAAGATCTTTAGGAAAAATGCCGTCTGTGTGAATCGAATCCATGACCACATGGTCAAAAGCCATGCGCTCTACTGACTGAGCAAAGATGACCACATGATTAAAAGCCATGCGCTCTACTGGCTGAGCTAAGACCACTTTGACAATAAAGTTCTCATTCATTATAGTTTCTATTTCAATCTATGCctttcaaatattgaaaaaatcacaagaagaaaagaaatatgttGGTCGGTGACATGTGTTATTTTAGGGGAATTTTATATGTAATCAATGACATTGTAATATTGAAATggaataataaaaatttccaaaaaaaaaaaaagcgggtaGAAAGAATTAAAGAAAACGCAACAGTGTCCCATAATTTATAATGCCCAATACTCACCTTATAGTTTAAAAAAGATAATGAAACTCATGATATTGGATCCGAAAGAGAGTAATTGGATTTGCCACATTAAAAATCCTTATAATTTATacttttcgtttcctttttcataAAACTCATGGCATTGAATTGGTCAAGTATAACTCCCTAGTTGGAAGTAAAATGCATCAAGAATGTGAGAAAAGTATTCATCCCAAAGAGAATGATCTACCTTTTGCAAATTATAAGTCCGGGTGACAAAGAAGGCTTTCTCACGAATTGGCAATGTTAGGAGAACAATTATGCATTTTCCATAAGGCTACGAAGTAAATGCATTCTAGCGTGCACAATTTTCCTTTCAGTTTATTCtgactaaaaaataattaaaatgctCAACCGAAACGAAGTTcggaatgaaatgaaatgttgtAGATGGATGAAAACATTTACTAAAGTAATTTCATGGAGTATCATGACCAAAATTTATATGAGGGATTAAGTCACTAGATATTGaataatttcattattatgCAAATGAAAGGTCAATAAAGTGGCTGTAGTTTAGTGGTGAGAATTCCACGTTGTGGCCGTGGAGACCTGGGCTCGAATCCCAGCAGCCacatcttttcccttttctcaattttcctatttcttcCATTAGTTTTTGCGCGCAGCTCCAACAGGCCGAGGTAgaagaatttataaaaaataaatcatgaaAGTACTTTTTACATGATTATGAATAAATCtgtctttttttaaaatcagatttttttttcaaataattttactATGccctttaatattttttccattttatcaTGTTCTTTAAATATGTACGGGATGAGTAACGTGCTGTACATTCATCGCACTTCGTATATTTAAATTGTTAATATTGGATTGAtttcttttgattatttttactAGTTGACATTTAATTTAACTATATAGTTTACGAGAGAAAAGTATTATGGAATAATCGAATAGAAACTACAACTAACGGTTAGGCATCACAAACGTCATTTGATGCGACCGTTGTGTCATGTGCATTCTCATGGTGTAAAATtcattgcacgaaatgacataGCCTTTGCGAGCTCCGTCATTTTCAAGGTTGGGCCAAGTCACCACACTTCGGGAAATTCGCATGCACTTCACATACATTAATTTCGTTGTTACGATAATAGTataaatggtccttgaactttggttTGATATGAAATGTcgtctttgaattttcaatttgtacaATATTATCTATAgactttggctcaatatgcatTGTCGTtcctagacttttaatttgttcaatatggtcattgaactattgataaatgttcaatgtagtccttaaattatatgaaaatgtttaaaagtttGGTAGCCACACGACTTTGTATGCTGGACCAAAATTCACGAATcacattaaaataaattaacaatttagagacgatattgcacattaaataaaaattcacaaacctTATGTGTCGTTTTCCCTTCTCTCTGCGTGCTGTTCCCGCCAAGAGAAAAACTCTACGTCTATCATGTCTAACCATTATGGGTGGCGCAAGTTCAAAACCCAAACACGATGAATGTAGGACGCAACGCAAGAGAGAATGCCAAAGATGCACAATGGAATTCCGTTGCTTTTTTGACAAGCCTTCTAAGCTTGCATTAACTCATCGTCTCCAATTTTAGAAAACTTCCCACGTATTATCGTGAAGATCCAACATTCACcatgagatttttttaaatctaagaCTGCACAGAGGTCGTCACTCGCGCTCGCTCATGACCAATTGGTCCGAGACATGTGAGCTCCGATGACCATAGCCCCTCCTAGATGTAAGAGATCTAAACCTCTTCACCAAAGGGGGTTATGCACCTGCTATTACAGCTAGCGAGTCCGAGACTTTGCACTCAAGAATATCGGTCCATTCCATTGGGTCACTATTATTGGCAATTCAAGCTTGCATTTACGAAAGCAATCTGGAAGTACCGATTTATACGTGCATTTGTTTCGCAGAATTGAATGATTTGTAAAGCATTTTTCTAAAACGATcgcttgaaataaatttatactgataatatttttattatcgataataaatgATGGCTAAACATTTATgtggataataaaaatatatttcgttTAGTGTTAATTCGTGCCtaagcattttcctaaaattcaatttggatGTCTTCATAACTCATAAGTGGGCTTTTTTTAAGAAGTGAAGACTGTGATGACTCGGCCTTGGGCCGGCCCATGGCCTTGAACAAATATATAAAATGTCGTTCGGACGGATCCGGATCTAACCTCTCTCTCCCGATCGCAACGCAGGGCAACGACGAGAAAGTTCGTCTTCGTCAACCTCCGACGGAGATCTGACCCCTCTCTTCCGTCGGCGATTCCTCATCTGATCGAGACTACCaaggtaactctctctctctctctctctcgctctctagAAAGAGATCGCTCCATGGTTAATTCTTCGTTTGAGGTCTCATTCTCTGTGGCTACGTCCTGTTTCTCGAAGTACTGGAGGATTGTCGCCTGAATATGACACCGTGACGGGAACATATTACAATGCATGGATAGTGTATGCTGGAAAGGATAAGATGGAAATAGCACCTCTCTAGATACTTTGCGGTATTAGGGATCAGAATTCTGGAGTGTGAATCTGTGGTGTCTTACGATTCTTCTGCATTTGATGTCGTTCGAATGCAACGATGTGGCCTGAGCATGCTTGTGCTGGCGAGGGCGCGCCCGATGGCGGAAGGCCGGTTAGCGGAGTCAATTCATCTAAGTTAGAAGTCAGCTTGGCAACGCAGGTTTTGGATTGTGAACTGTCTTAAGGAGTCAGGACAGTCACTGGGGGTAAGGATTTGTGCGTGTTGATGCATTTTGTAGAGCAGCTGTTGTATCATGTGATGGTAAAATGCGCACGTTGATTTGCATTAGCAATTTCAATGCATTAGACTTGGCAGGAGCTGGATATCTCCTTTAATTTGAGAAGTAGCCCGGTTGGCTACTTCATCAGCATTCCTCATTGTTACGAGAAATTTAGCACACAAGAAATCTAATAAGCTCTTAAAGTCTTTGTGTAAAGGATTCACTCTTGCAGTTGTTGTACTATCTTTGACTGAGGATGCATATATAAACTACTGTTGAGTTTGTTTTAACTACAGTTCTTCTCCCAGCCTTTTTCTTTATCCGTCAGAATAGTCTTTCTTACTACGAGTGCTTTTGCAACGCCGACACAATCTCCCATTACTGATAAGATGCCGCCTGCAATCCATTGTTCCTGTCAATTGGAGCTATCCCTGCTTTTATTGTGTTGACATCAAATTCCAATTATATTTTCCTCCTGAAGAAGATGATTGATTATTGGAGTTCTTTGGGACAATTTTAGCTTTTTCACATATCCCTGTCCATTCATTATGGGCCAGTATCTAAGAACCTTAAGAAGTATTTATGCCAACTCTGGACCAAGTATAAGATAGATGTGGGACGCAGCTCCATTGGTAATGGTTTCAACCTTATTTCCCTTTCTAAGGCTGTTCAATTTCTACTATTTAGTACAGCTTCAACGGCTGTTGATAAGAAAACTTTAGGTGCTTTACTGAGGGTTTACAGGATAAGGAGTATCTCCATAATTCCACGCATCATGTTTGTCAGGTCCATCGGCCAGTGGTTAGTATGCATACATATAGGCAAAGAAATACTCGGGTTTAACTTTCCTTAATTGAGAACATGTTCATATATTACCTTTTCAACAATAGAACCTTGAAATTGGGAGAGCTACACACCCCCAACCAGCCTTACTGATTCACTGACAACTACCACAATCAATCATCAACAAGGATCATTGGCACTCAACTAACCACTTGAATCTAGCATACTAATGCCAGCTAACATGAAACAACAAGGGTTGAATCTCCCACTAGAAGTAGAGTGCAGAATTCTCTATGACCAACAAAATGAAATTTCCTACTAGAATTATTAATGACTTCACATCTTGTCTTGACAGAAAACTTTACCCATTGAACAACTCTCTCTACTCGTGTACAGACCTCTTCTTGGACTTGATTTTGAGATTTCCACAAGAAGTAAAGAGCAGAACTTCAAGCTAATTCCAATAGTTTCTTGAAGAAATTCCTTGGGTGTAGCTCCTGGATTACCCAAGAAGACTCAAAACTCCAATTACCAATTGTTCTTTAGAAGCCACAACAACGAGATAGTTCCATTCCAAGCTTGTTCAGAAAAGTCAGAAGGAAAGAACAGATGTCTTGACTCAGCCTCCTCTTTTCATTCGAATCTGTTAATAATTGATTAAGGAAAATTTGCATTCCTTGAACCTCTTCCGAGTGATATGTACATGATGACATGTTGACCTCTGAAAAGAAACTTGACAATCTCAATGTTCCcccttttcaaagaaattcCATCTCTATATAACACAAAATTTGGTCTATGTGTCACAAGTATATCTGCATGTACAACATGAAGATCTCTGTGTGTCATGATGGTGACACGAGTTTTCTGATTTGTTGGGAAAATATTAGTTGTCACTATTTGTGCTATCCTCTACTGTTTTGCATACTAATCTTTACTTTTTTCATCTTGTGAATTTTCTTAACATGACCGAATTGACTATTAAGTCTATGAAAACTTTTAAGTGATACCGAAGCTTAGTCACAACATACtggaatttttaattaatgagcaTAAGGTACTAGGAAACAAACTATTATTAGCAACATAGTTCTGTATCTTTGACATTGACTCAACAACTTGAGGATCGATTTATCCAATATGTAGAAAACAGCTGAAATCTCTCCATCTAGGAATTGATTTTTGGACTGTGAATCGGAAGTTCAATTGTAATTAAGGCACCAAATTGTCTTGCAGCTGTTATATTTGCAAACATTCACATTGATTTTGTTTACTATAAATTTCTGTAATGAGTAAATTGGTAGTGGATGGTCCTGTTTATGTTGATGAGTGCTTGGACGAATTAAGAAAAGAGTATTATGTTGTGCTTTGGTTATTAGGAAAGAAAGGTATctcaacttaatttttttatccttatGATGGAGAAGATAATTAGCCTGCATCAGTTTACGCGCTTCTAGATGCTATGGGAAGGATTATAGGTTGAGCGCTGGACAGTTTGTTCTCTTAGCATCACATAGTTTCAGAAATTAGGAGTTATTCGATCTTTCTTGGCCCAAATAGTCAATTCATGTCCAGGTTTTCGTGATGTGATTCATGTTGAGTAGTCTAGTAGGTTTAAATGGATGCCAAGTCGTATTTTTGCACTTGTAGTGTGTAATGCAGATTACTTGCTACAGTCAGCTATTGGCTTCTATGGATTTAGCGCTCATAATCCTTTTCACAGTAGTGtaacttttttatttccccccaatattttaataatattaattaaatttaagGAATTGTGAGTATATGTAGATCTACATGTTAATATATGACCATTTTCAAAGGTATTAAATATTACACATTAAAGAAAAGTCAGTGTGAACTTTTAAGAGGATAACAAAAGCAAACATCGCCCCAAACGGACACTGACCTCAGATATCTCAGAGAGTTTAATCATAGGTTGAGTAAAAGCGATTCAAGTGGTTCCTTGAAAATTGTAATCTTGGTGGGATAGAGGACTAATGTTCTTGGTTCTCCTTTGTTCCCCTCCCTATTATGTTGTGTTGTAGTTGAGTACCAAGATGGAATAGTGTGTTTTGGACGAATATAGTTTTTTAATTCTCGTTAAGATGTCCCTTGTTTTGGCCTGTGGTAGTAACTTTTTCCATGTGGAACTAATGTGTTATTCGACATGACTATTGCAGATGATTGATGATCAGGACCTCGGCTTTTTTGCCAACTTTCTTGGTATTTTCATCTTTCTCCTGGTAATAGGGTACCATTTTGTGATGGCTGACCCAAAATATGAAGGCAACTGAAACATTTCTAGACTTTCATAGTTTATCCCGAGTACTCTTTTTCAGTTGCTTAATAGGATATGATTGGACAGGTTTGTTGTCACAGTACTGGCATAGAGTGAAGAACGTTTCTTATAATGATTGGTTGCTTGTTCTATCGTCTTCGATGGTTGATACCATTTTTGAAAAGCTTTTCCATATTCGTGGCCTAGTGCGAAATGTGTGATGATATGCATCAAGCAAAGAAAAGCAGAGTCTAGAGATGAGTGCGCGTCTCTTGGAAGGGTCGGCACTTTGAGGAGGGTTTGCTTTGAAGCGTGAACCCTTCAGATGCCAAAGGCATCCATGTGGCATCAAAACATAAGAAAGGTGAGAATTGAGGGTGCTGGACGGGGTGCGATGTGATCCAAACATCTTTCCCCCTTGTAAAGTACTGGCCAATCTAGATAGGTACTAGAGGAAGCAATTATGGAAAACGGCACTCAATCCCTTGGTTGTTAGAAGGCTCTTTGTGCTTCGTGTGTGCCACTTGCTTGTTCCGTGTGATATTTCGAGTATAACTTGCCAAAACTTTCGACACCACTAAGAATCCAGTGAGCGAGCAGTCTCGTGCGAGATTCTGGCATAACTTGCCAAAACTTCTCCACCATTAAGATTCTAGTGAGTGAACTGATGGGGTCATTGTTCGATGAGGTGAATGTCGTGTATGTGAAGGGTAAAAACGGCTTTCGAATCACATACTTCTCGCCGCAATCAGTTCATTGTTAATGTGTTGATGCAACATGAACCGTACTTGAAAATCTTGCGAGGCAATCTCTACACACGATTGGATGCACATGAGACCGGCAGCGCTTTGATCACACAGCTTTCTCGTCTTATTTAGCAGATAGGCGTGTTCTTTTGGGGAATCGGGTTCTGGAGAACCCAATCTGTG is a window from the Rhodamnia argentea isolate NSW1041297 chromosome 8, ASM2092103v1, whole genome shotgun sequence genome containing:
- the LOC115726156 gene encoding dolichyl-diphosphooligosaccharide--protein glycosyltransferase subunit 4A; translation: MIDDQDLGFFANFLGIFIFLLVIGYHFVMADPKYEGN